The genomic stretch TTGTCATGTTCCGCCAGTCCAGTGTTgtctgctggagagcagctctgttttTCTACTTCAGTATCAAATATTCCTTCCtagaaggaatattttaaagcactgaGATTGTTCATTACAGCATCTGAACAAACCTTGTGGTGTCTCTTTGCAGCCTTTGGTGACTGAGAAGTATTTTTAacttatatttttcttcatttttttaggAATAACGCACGTTATCTCTGGAAAAGAATCCCTCCTGCTATCAAATCTGTAAGTACTGAGCCAAATTCAACTCAGAAACCTGCTGTGTTTGTTGCACAGCAATGTTCTCTGAAAATCTGGGGGTGGAAATGGGTTGATACATATGGTCAGTGTAGAGAATATTCTTCTGGATTAACACttcgggggtttttttggtcacaACAGGCAAATGCCGAACTTGGTGCAGTTTGGTCAGTGGGCCAAAGGATCTGGCAGAGGGACTTCCCAGGAATCTACACAGCAATCAGTGCACATCAGTGGTCTGAGACTATCCAGCCAATCATGGAAGCACTCAGAGGTACAAACTGAGCTtgggtggggagcagggaatTGCCTGGAATTATTTCTGTCTGCTCCAACACAAGTAGACAAATGGTTAATTGTGAAAAATCAGAAGCGGTCAGGAAAACTGTTGCCAAGTCTTTGTATCAGGTGTAAATAAAAAGCTCATTACAAAACCTTGTAGCAACAAATAAATTGGCTTTAGTaggattttgtttctgtatATTCTTTGACACTGGAATTTCATAAACCGTGTGCTTTGTTCTGTAAGAGCAAAACAGACCATTAATTACCACGTTTTATCAGACTTTTAACCAGTGATTCAGGGAACTTGGCTTGGCATTTCAAAACCTTGTAGCACTTACAAGAAGgtttttctgtgaaatgtgaCTTCAGGCAAATGTTTTCTGTCCTCTGTAATGGTAACATGCGAATTCTTGCTGCTAGAGGGCAGTGCAGACTGCTAAAAAGAGGTCTCCTGCAATAACAAATTCTCTGTAGCTTTAGAAACAACCGCTTTTTAGATGCCATTAATTGTTAACTAATCAGATGCAGAGCTTCCTAACGTGTTTTATGTACTGGTGGTAGAGCCCAGGATGCTGCCAGCTGCATTTGGAGGTTCAGTGTGGGCTCTGAGGGGTTTTGTCCTGGCAGAGAACAAGTTGTCGTCTCTTGCTGCTGACTGTGAactgtgggaagggagggggaacTTCTGAAGTGCCCACTCAAGGCTGGTGGTGATTTTCCAAAGGTGATAGAATTGAGGAAATGTTCTCCGATTTCCCAGCCATGGAGATGAGTCTCTTGTGTCCTGTGTTTCTCTTTCCCTAGATGCAACCAGGAGACGAGCCTTTGGACTGGTTTCCCAGGCTTACACATCCATAGTTGCAGATGATTTTGCAGCCTTTGTTGGCCTTCCTGTAGAAGAAGCTGTGAAAGGTACTTGGCATTATTCCCTGAGTAATTTTTGTACTGATGATGAGATCAGAGAGCTCTAAGTGATGATCACTAAAAATGTACCTACGAATTCTGAATCTGGTAAGTGATTGGGCAGtgattagagaaaaaaaatcttggttcTGGATAGcgctttgatttttttaaagttacttgCCACTAGTTATCATTGCTTATTCTCTCCTTGTGTATCTTACAAATGCCCAAATGCCTTTCCAGGTGTGCTAGAACAGGGCTGGCAAGCAGACTTTGCAACTCGCATGGTGATGCCCAAAAAGCCAGGTAGGTGGAGCTGTTACTTCATCAAACATTCAGCATTTTCTAGGAATTAGCTGTTAAGTTTTTAATTACAGCTTTGCACAGGATCCTATTAGATATTTTTGGACACTCATGCTGCTTATAAATGCAGGGCCATGTATAACACGTGGGGAAGTACAACgtcttgggtttggtttggacTTACAAATAGTTTGGATTAAGATGCATCCTCACATACACTTGATTAAACAAAAGCAGACAGGATATGCTGTGAttgctccctctcttcctcctctgctgctggctctgcctcaGTGGAACACAAACTGGATGACCTCAAATGACATGGCTCAATATAATAAAGATGAGTAAAAAACAGGTCATCTTGAAcctgagttgttttttttttcttcaggagaatTAGAACTTCTTTTTAGGCAGGGATTTAGTGAATCTTTGTGTTCTGATGAGCTACAGTTGTTGGTataatttcctttgcttttaaagtttaaatCTTCTGGATTCTTCACTTTCATGGTGTTGATAACAGAATATCTGTTCCTGCAGAGCTTGGTCTGCAGAATACTtggcgcttttttttttttcttttttctaaagctGTACCTGTGGCTGGCTGaggcaaaaataaatactaagCTATAAAAGCAGGGTGAAACAACTGCTCTTaaactgctctgtgcagctctggcagaAGGAGCCAAATTACAGCACATCCAAAAGGGCAAGATCTGCTAGACTCAGAAATGACACTGTTTGTACGGGCAGAGTTTGAGGGTGTTCAGAGCCCGTAAATAAACAGGTGCCAGGTGTTGAAATTTACCCGTAAGGCACAAAGCCAACCAGAGCCCTGAGATTTTTATATGATCAGGTGGGGTGTTTGTGGACTGGTTGCAACACATGCAGAGCTTAAAAAAACTGGGAATTACTtacatgtgggttttttccaaaagtGAGTGCGGGAACTACTgtgcagggaaaagaaagaggcaggaggCTCTTTTGAAGCAACTACACCTTGGgtattctgcttttcagttaTAAAGCAAGGTGTGATGAATAAACAGGTTCAATTTAATTACCTTTTGATCTGTGGTTTGCTGCATAGAACTGTTTAAAACTGTTCCACTGGCCTAATTTCTTacggttttttttttccaggtgtgCTGGAAGCTTCCTTTAACAGATTTATTCCTTCATCAGgtatttttgtttatatatgTAATGGATTTAGCTAAACTTGCATTAGCAGTGTCACCAGCAC from Corvus hawaiiensis isolate bCorHaw1 chromosome 7, bCorHaw1.pri.cur, whole genome shotgun sequence encodes the following:
- the COPS8 gene encoding COP9 signalosome complex subunit 8; translation: MPVAVMAESSVSFRRLLEQCETQELEAPGGIATPLVYGQLLALYLLHNDMNNARYLWKRIPPAIKSANAELGAVWSVGQRIWQRDFPGIYTAISAHQWSETIQPIMEALRDATRRRAFGLVSQAYTSIVADDFAAFVGLPVEEAVKGVLEQGWQADFATRMVMPKKPGVLEASFNRFIPSSESAPVPPIPNEQQLARLTDYVAFLEN